The Leptospira mtsangambouensis genomic sequence CCGCTTCTCCATACATAGTTCCGTCTGGATGAAAACATTCCAAAACTCCATCACTGAGGATGAGGATTCTATCTTTAGGTTCTACTCGATGTGTGGTTTCTTCAATTTGGATTTCCGGAAAAACACCGATGATTTTTCCTTTGGGATGAACCTTTATAATTTCTCCACTCGCACGTTGCAGATAGGCACTGGGATGACCCGCCCGGCCAAACCGCCATACTTTCGTAGAAGTATTGAGATACACATAAGACGCGGTTACATACTGTGGATTACAGTTCCCGTATAACACGCGATTCATTCCTTCTAGAACTTGTTTGGGGGAAGAGATATTGTCTTTTTGGGTAGTAAAGGCAACCTTTCCCATAGCAGAGATCAGTGAAGCAGGAATTCCATGCCCCGAAACATCACAAAGAACAATCCCGAGTTCATAAGGATTAGGAGAAAAGTATTCATAAAAATCTCCTCCCACATCTTTCATTGGTTGGATGTAAATTTGCATTTGTAAATTTTTTACATCAGGAATTGTTTTTGGTAGGGACTGCATGAGAATGTCCCTAGAGATTTTTCTTTCCTTTCTAAGGCTTGTGACTTGGGCGAGAGCCAAATCTTTTTCTTGTCGGAGCAGTTGGATTCTGTCTGCCAAAGCAAAGGCAAACAAAGTGATGTCGGCAAGGGAAGCGATGGGGAATAACATTTCTTCCAGAAATGCATTGGAGGGAAGGATTCCAAATTTGAGCAATCCATACACAATGCAGGTAAGGAGCAATAAAACAAAAGCGACAGCAAAATAATAAAAAGATCTAAGCCGTTTGTAAATTCCCCAAATCAAAACACCAAGTAAACTAACACAAATTAGTAAAGAGAGCCATGTCACTCCAATAGAAGCTTCTGAAATCCCACCAAACAAAGAAATAACGGCATTGAGGAGTGAAAAAAATCCCAAAACTTGAAAACATCTGGCCATTTTGGGGATTCTAACTTTCAGTTTTAGAAAATTAGATGTGAAGAGAACAAAGAAAAAGAGACAAACGCTAAAGAAAAAAGGAATTCCAATCCGTTTCCAAAAATAAGAATCGGGAACAAAAAAATAACTCCAGAAACCAAGTAAAGAAAGTTGCCCGAGTCCAAAGAACAATACATAACCAATATAATAAAAATAATTTCGATCTCTTACAAAAAACGCAATGGCAAGATTATATAAAATGATGATTCCTATACTTCCAAAAAATAATCCATAAACCCACTGTGTGATGTAATCTTCTCTTTGTAGATTCCTTTGGTTGGTAAAAATCAGAGAAAACTGCAAAGAAATCTCTGAATGAATCGCAATGAGAATGGTTTCTTTTTCATGCCCTATTCGAAATACAAAATTTCTATGAGGGATTTCTCTTTGGAATACCGGTTGGATGTGACCTGATTTAGATACAATATATCGATTTCCATCATTTTTATGGAATAGTTCCACCGAGTCTATGTTATGTGCCTTGATGAGGAGCAGTGGATATTTAGAAGGATCCGGGAAATTTTTCGGGTTGAGACGAAGCCAAAGAGTTCCTTTTAAAAATCCAAAATTGACAAAGTGATCTTTTATTTCTTTGAATTCACCTATTTGTAATACAGATTCTACAGGTATGGAAGAATTTGGGTCAATCCAGTAAGAGAACTTTGTTGTGTGGATGAGTCTTTCGCCAATATCGTTTTGTGATTCTGAAAAAAGGGAATTGGTAAAAAAAAGAGTGAGGCTTATAAAAAAGAAAAAAATCGATTCGATGGATGGTTTTTTCAATTGTGGGTAATGGACAAGGGATTAACCCCTTGTCCTCTTTCGAATTGGCTTTAAGCCTGTTTTTTTGCTGCTTCGTAAGAAATTTCTTTTGGACCAGTGTAAATTTGGCGTGGTCGACCAATCTTTAAACTTGGATCTTCAATCATCTCTTTCCACTGAGCAATCCAACCTGGAAGTCTACCCATAGCAAACATTACTGTAAACATGTTGGTAGGAATTCCTAAAGCCCGGTAGATGATTCCAGAGTAGAAGTCTACGTTTGGATAAAGTTTTCTTTCTACAAAGTATGGATCATTAAGAGCCGCTTCTTCCAATTCTTTTGCAATGTCAAGGAGTGGGTCTTTGATTCCTAGTTTGTTGAGAACTTTATCACAAGCTACTTTGATGATTTTGGCACGTGGGTCAAAGTTTTTGTAAACACGGTGACCAAATCCATTTAATCGGAAACTGGAATTTTTGTCTTTGGCTTGTTCTACGATTTTTTTCACAGAAAGCCCACTCTTTTTAATTCCTTCTAACATTTCCAAAACTTCTTGGTTAGCACCACCATGACGTGGTCCCCAAAGTGCAAGAATCCCTGCAGAAATCGCTCCATAGAGGTTTGCGAGAGAAGATCCCACCAAACGCACGGTAGACGTTGAACAGTTTTGTTCATGGTCTGCATGTAGGATGAGAAGTAAGTTTAATGCAGAAACAATTTCTGGATCGATATGATAGTCTTCCGCAGGAACCGCAAACATCATATTCATAAAATTGGATGCATAATCCAATTCGTTGAGTGGATGGATGATCGGTTGGCCGATGGATTTTTTGTAAGCGTATGCTGCAATGGTTGGAAACTTTGCAAGTAGTCGGATGATGGAAATTTCTCTATGTTCCTCATTCATTGGATCATAACTATCTTGGTAGTACGTAGACAAACAACCCATCATACAAGACATGATTGCCATCGGGTGTCCATCTTTTGGAAATCCGTTGAACAGGCGCTTGAGATCCTCATGGATCATTGTATGGTTGGTGATGGAAGTATTCCACTCTTTGAGTTGTGCGTCGTTTGGAAGTTTGCCGTAAATGAGTAAATATGCTACTTCAGTAAACGTAGATTTAGCGGCCAAATCATCAATGGGAATTCCACGGTAACGCAAGATTCCTTGTTCTCCATCGAGAAAGGTAATATCACTGGTGCAAGCACCTGTATTCAAATAACCGGAATCAATCGTAACATAACCTGACAATTGGCGGAGTTTAGTAATATCAATTGCCTTCTCGTCTTCGCTTCCCACTAAAATCGGAAGTTCGAACTCTTTCCCATCCACTTTCAGAATTGCCTTTTCGGACATATCTTCTCCTGTATATCTCTGTCTATTTCAAAGGATAGACAGGGGAAAGGGTGGGGAAAAGTCATTTTTTACAACTTGTGGTATTTTTTCATAATGTCATAGGCGTAGAAATTTGAGACCACGATGCGACAGTAATCTCTCGACTCTTTGTAAGGAAGGTCTTCCAAAAAATGGTTAAAATCACCGGTATAAACAGACTTCTTCCACTTCCGTAAATTCCCCGGGCCTCCGTTGTATGCGATGGATGCCCATTT encodes the following:
- a CDS encoding citrate synthase yields the protein MSEKAILKVDGKEFELPILVGSEDEKAIDITKLRQLSGYVTIDSGYLNTGACTSDITFLDGEQGILRYRGIPIDDLAAKSTFTEVAYLLIYGKLPNDAQLKEWNTSITNHTMIHEDLKRLFNGFPKDGHPMAIMSCMMGCLSTYYQDSYDPMNEEHREISIIRLLAKFPTIAAYAYKKSIGQPIIHPLNELDYASNFMNMMFAVPAEDYHIDPEIVSALNLLLILHADHEQNCSTSTVRLVGSSLANLYGAISAGILALWGPRHGGANQEVLEMLEGIKKSGLSVKKIVEQAKDKNSSFRLNGFGHRVYKNFDPRAKIIKVACDKVLNKLGIKDPLLDIAKELEEAALNDPYFVERKLYPNVDFYSGIIYRALGIPTNMFTVMFAMGRLPGWIAQWKEMIEDPSLKIGRPRQIYTGPKEISYEAAKKQA
- a CDS encoding SpoIIE family protein phosphatase translates to MKKPSIESIFFFFISLTLFFTNSLFSESQNDIGERLIHTTKFSYWIDPNSSIPVESVLQIGEFKEIKDHFVNFGFLKGTLWLRLNPKNFPDPSKYPLLLIKAHNIDSVELFHKNDGNRYIVSKSGHIQPVFQREIPHRNFVFRIGHEKETILIAIHSEISLQFSLIFTNQRNLQREDYITQWVYGLFFGSIGIIILYNLAIAFFVRDRNYFYYIGYVLFFGLGQLSLLGFWSYFFVPDSYFWKRIGIPFFFSVCLFFFVLFTSNFLKLKVRIPKMARCFQVLGFFSLLNAVISLFGGISEASIGVTWLSLLICVSLLGVLIWGIYKRLRSFYYFAVAFVLLLLTCIVYGLLKFGILPSNAFLEEMLFPIASLADITLFAFALADRIQLLRQEKDLALAQVTSLRKERKISRDILMQSLPKTIPDVKNLQMQIYIQPMKDVGGDFYEYFSPNPYELGIVLCDVSGHGIPASLISAMGKVAFTTQKDNISSPKQVLEGMNRVLYGNCNPQYVTASYVYLNTSTKVWRFGRAGHPSAYLQRASGEIIKVHPKGKIIGVFPEIQIEETTHRVEPKDRILILSDGVLECFHPDGTMYGEAGLIEFLRANREIPNHLFKIKLIQDLESFSKTEIKDWDDDLTFIFLELV